Proteins encoded within one genomic window of Lynx canadensis isolate LIC74 chromosome B4, mLynCan4.pri.v2, whole genome shotgun sequence:
- the LOC115519014 gene encoding keratin, type II cuticular Hb1 encodes MTCGSGFCGRTFSCMSACGPRPGRCCITAAPYRGVSCYRGLTGGFGSHSVCGGFRAGSCGRTFGYRSGGVCGPSPPCITSVSVNESLLTPLNLEIDPNAQCVKHEEKEQIKCLNSRFAAFIDKVRFLEQQNKLLETKWQFYQNRKCCESNLEPLFEGYIETLRREAECVEADSGRLASELNHVQEVLEGYKKKYEEEVSLRATAENEFVALKKDVDCAYLRKSDLEANAEALIEEINFLRRLYEEEIRVLHAHISDTSVIVKMDNSRDLNMDCIVAEIKAQYDDIASRSRAEAESWYRSKCEEMKATVIRHGETLRRTKEEINELNRMIQRLTAEVENAKCQNTKLETAVTQSEQQGEAALSDARCKLAELEAALQKAKQDMACLVKEYQEVMNSKLGLDIEIATYRRLLEGEEQRLCEGVGAVNVCVSSSRGGVVCGDLCVSGSRPVTGSACSAPCSGNLAVSTGMCAPCGPCNSITSCGLGTGGVGSCGISSCGVGSCASSCRKC; translated from the exons ATGACTTGCGGATCTGGATTCTGCGGCCGCACCTTCAGCTGCATGTCGGCCTGCGGGCCCCGGCCCGGCCGCTGCTGCATCACCGCCGCCCCCTACCGCGGCGTCTCCTGCTACCGCGGCCTCACCGGCGGCTTCGGAAGCCACAGCGTCTGCGGCGGCTTCCGCGCCGGCTCCTGCGGCCGCACCTTCGGCTACCGCTCCGGCGGCGTGTGCGGGCCCAGCCCGCCCTGCATCACCAGCGTGTCGGTCAACGAGAGCCTCCTCACGCCCCTCAACCTGGAGATCGACCCCAATGCGCAGTGCGTGAAGCACGAGGAGAAGGAGCAGATCAAGTGTCTCAACAGCAGGTTCGCAGCCTTCATCGACAAG GTGCGCTTCCTGGAGCAACAGAACAAGCTTCTGGAGACCAAGTGGCAGTTCTACCAGAACCGCAAGTGCTGCGAGAGCAACCTGGAGCCCCTGTTCGAGGGCTACATCGAGACGCTGAGGCGGGAGGCCGAGTGCGTGGAGGCCGACAGCGGGAGGCTGGCCTCGGAGCTCAACCACGTGCAGGAGGTGCTGGAGGGCTACAAGAAGAA GTATGAGGAGGAAGTCTCTCTGAGAGCAACAGCTGAGAATGAATTTGTGGCTCTGAAGAAG GATGTGGACTGTGCCTACCTCCGCAAGTCAGATCTGGAGGCCAACGCGGAGGCCCTGATCGAGGAGATCAACTTCCTGCGGCGCCTGTATGAGGAG GAGATCCGCGTTCTCCACGCCCACATCTCAGACACCTCGGTCATCGTCAAGATGGACAACAGCCGGGACCTGAACATGGACTGCATTGTGGCCGAGATCAAGGCTCAGTACGACGACATCGCCAGCCGCAGCCGGGCTGAGGCCGAGTCCTGGTACCGCAGCAAG TGCGAGGAGATGAAGGCCACGGTGATCCGGCACGGGGAGACCCTGCGCCGCACCAAGGAGGAGATCAACGAGCTGAACCGCATGATCCAGAGGCTGACCGCCGAGGTCGAGAATGCCAAGTGTCAG AACACCAAGCTGGAGACCGCGGTGACCCAGTCTGAGCAGCAGGGCGAGGCGGCCCTGAGCGACGCCCGCTGCAAGCTGGCCGAGCTGGAGGCCGCCCTGCAGAAGGCCAAGCAGGACATGGCCTGCCTGGTGAAGGAGTACCAGGAGGTGATGAACTCCAAGCTGGGCCTGGACATCGAGATCGCCACCTACAGGCGGCTGCTGGAGGGCGAGGAGCAGAG ACTATGTGAAGGCGTTGGGGCCGTGAATGTCT GCGTCAGCAGCTCCCGGGGCGGGGTCGTCTGCGGGGACCTCTGCGTGTCTGGCTCGCGGCCGGTGACCGGCAGCGCGTGCAGCGCCCCCTGCAGCGGGAACCTGGCGGTGAGCACCGGAATGTGCGCGCCCTGCGGTCCCTGCAACTCCATCACGTCTTGCGGCCTGGGCACCGGCGGTGTGGGCTCCTGCGGCATCAGCTCCTGCGGCGTGGGGTCCTGCGCCAGCAGCTGCCGCAAATGTTAG
- the LOC115519016 gene encoding keratin, type II cuticular Hb6, whose protein sequence is MTCGSYCAGRAFSCMSACGPRPGRCCITAAPYRGVSCYRGLTGGFGSHSVCGGFRAGSCGRTFGYRSGGVCGPSPPCITTVSVNESLLTPLNLEIDPNAQCVKHEEKEQIKCLNSRFAAFIDKVRFLEQQNKLLETKWQFYQNRKCCESNLEPLFEGYIETLRREAECVEADSGRLASELNHVQEVLEGYKKKYEEEVSLRATAENEFVALKKDVDCAYLRKSDLEANAEALIEEINFLRRLYEEEIRVLNAHISDTSVIVKMDNSRDLNMDCIVAEIKAQYDDIASRSRAEAESWYRSKCEEMKATVIRHGETLRRTKEEINELNRMIQRLTAEVENAKCQNTKLETAVTQSEQQGEAALSDARCKLAELEAALQKAKQDMACLVKEYQEVMNSKLGLDIEIATYRRLLEGEEQRLCEGVGAVNVCVSSSRGGVVCGDLCASGAAPAVTSRVCSAPCSGNVVVGTNSCGACSVGCKKC, encoded by the exons ATGACTTGTGGATCTTACTGTGCTGGCCGCGCCTTCAGCTGCATGTCGGCCTGCGGGCCCCGGCCCGGCCGCTGCTGCATCACCGCCGCCCCCTACCGCGGCGTCTCCTGCTACCGCGGCCTCACCGGCGGCTTCGGAAGCCACAGCGTCTGCGGCGGCTTCCGCGCCGGCTCCTGCGGCCGCACCTTCGGCTACCGCTCCGGCGGCGTGTGCGGGCCCAGCCCGCCCTGCATCACCACCGTGTCGGTCAACGAGAGCCTCCTCACGCCCCTCAACCTGGAGATCGACCCCAATGCGCAGTGCGTGAAGCACGAGGAGAAGGAGCAGATCAAGTGTCTCAACAGCAGGTTCGCAGCCTTCATCGACAAG GTGCGCTTCCTGGAGCAGCAGAACAAGCTTCTGGAAACCAAGTGGCAGTTCTACCAGAACCGCAAGTGCTGCGAGAGCAACCTGGAGCCCCTGTTCGAGGGCTACATCGAGACGCTGAGGCGGGAGGCCGAGTGCGTGGAGGCCGACAGCGGGAGGCTGGCCTCGGAGCTCAACCACGTGCAGGAGGTGCTGGAGGGCTACAAGAAGAA GTATGAGGAGGAAGTCTCTCTGAGAGCAACAGCTGAGAATGAATTTGTGGCTCTGAAGAAG GATGTGGACTGTGCCTACCTCCGCAAGTCAGATCTGGAGGCCAACGCGGAGGCCCTGATCGAGGAGATCAACTTCCTGCGGCGCCTGTATGAGGAG GAGATCCGCGTTCTCAATGCCCACATCTCAGACACCTCGGTCATCGTCAAGATGGACAACAGCCGGGACCTGAACATGGACTGCATTGTGGCCGAGATCAAGGCTCAGTACGACGACATCGCCAGCCGCAGCCGGGCTGAGGCCGAGTCCTGGTACCGCAGCAAG TGCGAGGAGATGAAGGCCACGGTGATCCGGCACGGGGAGACCCTGCGCCGCACCAAGGAGGAGATCAATGAGCTGAACCGCATGATCCAGAGGCTGACCGCCGAGGTCGAGAATGCCAAGTGTCAG AACACCAAGCTGGAGACCGCGGTGACCCAGTCTGAGCAGCAGGGCGAGGCGGCCCTGAGCGACGCCCGCTGCAAGCTGGCCGAGCTGGAGGCCGCCCTGCAGAAGGCCAAGCAGGACATGGCCTGCCTGGTCAAGGAGTACCAGGAGGTGATGAACTCCAAGCTGGGCCTGGACATCGAGATCGCCACCTACAGGCGGCTGCTGGAGGGCGAGGAGCAGAG GCTGTGCGAGGGCGTCGGCGCTGTGAATGTCT GTGTCAGCAGCTCCCGCGGTGGCGTCGTCTGTGGCGATCTCTGCGCCTCAGGTGCTGCCCCTGCTGTCACCAGCCGCGTCTGCAGCGCCCCCTGCAGCGGTAACGTGGTGGTGGGCACCAACTCGTGCGGGGCCTGCAGTGTGGGCTGTAAGAAGTGCTAA